A single region of the Brassica rapa cultivar Chiifu-401-42 chromosome A03, CAAS_Brap_v3.01, whole genome shotgun sequence genome encodes:
- the LOC117132560 gene encoding uncharacterized protein LOC117132560: MPWDLCSDVDVMSTQPLLLLLPLAEVSLIRTLTTMGSLEDWVLKDEILAVNCFLKAAFITLAQAFGGYLFTVMCRSQPKPFLTGKPWSHVDGPSFLSFKLSQDVMMFWNDSFPRFEDVTHPWSFRVKFSLPLYEEVTLCSTTLLPHCEAVTWNCVFVATDSIVSDWSTWLWWSCSQLLGSSKRCFVTYEFVAGFSSIGYDCSVIGSWIEACDPHHSSSRVSEYSVLVVKAILLHKASPSATSFGLSSLQCLSDSIVSRFALRLGMDLNEITGFFIFENLVTLFTPLSCCSNLCTAICLAVAFAKGLVPKLCCLNTLV, translated from the exons ATGCCATGGGATCTCTGCTCTGATGTTGATGTGATGTCCACTCAGCCTCTTCTACTGCTTCTTCCACTGGCTGAAGTTTCTCTTATCCGCACTCTCACCACTATGGGAAG TCTTGAGGACTGGGTTTTGAAGGATGAAATATTGGCGGTGAATTGCTTTCTAAAGGCAGCTTTTATTACCTTAGCGCAAGCTTTTGGAGGGTATCTCTTTACTGTTATGTGCAGGTCTCAGCCAAAGCCTTTTCTCACAGGGAAACCTTGGTCACATGTTGATGGACCCAGTTTTCTTTCCTTCAAGCTGTCGCAAGATGTTATGATGTTCTGGAATGACTCTTTCCCTCGTTTTGAGGATGTTACACACCCTTGGAGTTTCAGGGTGAAGTTCTCTTTACCTCTGTATGAGGAAGTTACTCTTTGTAGTACCACTTTATTACCTCATTGCGAGGCTGTTACATGGAATTGTGTCTTTGTGGCTACGGATTCTATTGTCTCAGACTGGTCTACTTGGCTATGGTGGTCCTGCTCACAGCTATTAGGCTCTTCAAAAAGGTGTTTTGTCACCTATGAATTTGTAGCTGGGTTTTCTTCAATTGGTTATGATTGTTCAGTGATTGGATCATGGATTGAAGCCTGTGACCCCCATCACTCATCTAGTAGAGTAAGTGAGTACTCTGTCCTAGTAGTTAAGGCTATTTTGCTGCATAAAGCTTCTCCATCTGCAACATCATTTGGACTCTCAAGTCTCCAGTGTCTTTCAGACTCAATTGTCTCCCGTTTTGCCCTACGCTTAGGGATGGATTTGAATGAGATCACAGGTTTCTTCATCTTTGAAAATCTTGTCACTCTCTTCACTCCTCTATCATGTTGTTCTAATTTATGCACAGCAATTTGTTTAGCTGTTGCCTTTGCAAAGGGTTTAGTACCCAAACTTTGTTGTTTAAATACTCTAGTTTGA